In a single window of the Thermofilaceae archaeon genome:
- a CDS encoding ribosome biogenesis/translation initiation ATPase RLI, giving the protein MRVAVVERNLCRVSKCGQECVRFCPINRSGAKCVWIDENLKRAVIDEKLCVGCGICVRKCPFSAIHIVNLPEKLREELVHRYGPSGFELFRLPIPKQGSVVGIIGSNGVGKSTSLKILSGEIKPNLGRLEGVDWDEIIRYFRGSELQTYFQKLANGQFIAVRKPQEIDVIPKYVKGTVRDVLKRVDENGVMDQIVESLALQKVLDRTVSQLSGGELQKLAIAAAMCRNADVYVFDEPSSYLDVRERLRVARTIRELARRGKYVLVVEHDLALLDYMSDYVHVLYGEPGAYGIVSLPRSVRTGINVFLRGVLKEENIRFRDHEIRFHVKPPERVTRPGAIVASWSTLIKRLDGFELEVEAGEIYAGEIVGVVGPNGIGKTTFVRMLVGELKPDNGWVEIKPGSRLSYKPQMVPRESMVGTVREVLEKAGVDLSASITWSELIQPLGLHKLMERDVEELSGGELQRVAIAAALGREADIYLLDEPMAYLDVEQRYAVARVVRRLTQERGVATIVVEHDLMIQDFIADSLMVFRGEPSLKGEASSPLSLRNGFNALLRELGVTFRRDPDTLRPRVNKEDSRLDRYLKSLGEYYYTAILAEESE; this is encoded by the coding sequence ATGCGCGTAGCGGTGGTTGAACGTAACCTCTGCAGAGTCAGCAAGTGCGGCCAGGAGTGTGTCCGCTTTTGCCCCATCAATAGGTCTGGTGCTAAGTGCGTCTGGATCGATGAAAACTTGAAGCGCGCTGTTATCGATGAAAAGCTCTGCGTAGGATGTGGTATATGCGTAAGAAAGTGCCCTTTCAGCGCCATACACATTGTTAACCTCCCTGAGAAATTGCGCGAGGAGCTTGTACACAGGTACGGCCCAAGCGGCTTCGAACTCTTTCGACTTCCCATACCTAAGCAAGGATCGGTAGTAGGTATTATTGGAAGCAACGGTGTTGGAAAGTCGACATCGCTCAAGATACTGTCTGGTGAGATCAAGCCCAATTTGGGTAGGCTTGAGGGCGTTGATTGGGATGAGATCATCCGCTACTTCAGGGGATCGGAGCTTCAGACGTACTTCCAGAAGCTGGCCAACGGGCAGTTTATCGCCGTACGTAAGCCTCAGGAGATCGACGTTATACCGAAGTACGTGAAGGGCACCGTTAGGGACGTTCTAAAGCGTGTAGACGAAAACGGTGTAATGGATCAGATCGTTGAGTCTTTAGCGCTCCAGAAGGTGCTCGATAGAACGGTCAGCCAATTGAGCGGCGGCGAGTTGCAGAAGCTAGCCATAGCGGCCGCCATGTGCCGCAACGCTGACGTTTACGTATTCGATGAACCTTCGAGCTACCTCGACGTGAGAGAGAGGTTGAGGGTTGCTCGCACCATACGAGAGTTGGCCAGGAGGGGGAAGTACGTTTTAGTGGTTGAACACGACTTGGCTTTGCTTGACTACATGTCTGATTACGTCCACGTGCTTTATGGAGAGCCGGGAGCCTATGGAATTGTTAGCTTACCGAGGAGCGTGAGGACCGGCATCAATGTGTTCCTAAGGGGGGTCCTGAAAGAGGAGAACATACGATTCAGGGATCATGAAATCAGGTTCCACGTTAAGCCGCCAGAGCGTGTGACCCGCCCCGGGGCAATAGTCGCTAGTTGGAGCACGCTGATCAAGCGCCTTGACGGTTTTGAGCTGGAGGTCGAGGCTGGTGAAATCTACGCGGGAGAAATTGTCGGGGTTGTGGGTCCAAACGGCATCGGGAAGACAACTTTCGTGAGGATGCTTGTTGGAGAGTTAAAACCGGACAATGGTTGGGTCGAGATAAAGCCCGGCTCGAGGTTGAGCTACAAGCCCCAGATGGTACCCCGCGAATCGATGGTGGGCACTGTACGGGAGGTTCTCGAGAAGGCCGGCGTCGACCTCAGCGCGAGCATCACCTGGAGTGAGCTGATCCAGCCCCTCGGTCTACATAAACTCATGGAGAGGGATGTGGAGGAGCTAAGTGGTGGCGAGCTTCAGCGAGTTGCGATCGCTGCTGCTTTGGGCAGAGAGGCCGACATCTACCTGCTTGACGAGCCCATGGCCTACCTGGATGTTGAGCAACGCTACGCGGTTGCACGCGTAGTTAGGCGGTTAACCCAAGAGCGCGGTGTCGCCACTATAGTCGTAGAGCACGACCTCATGATACAGGACTTCATAGCCGATTCCCTCATGGTTTTTAGGGGTGAGCCGAGCTTAAAGGGTGAGGCTTCTTCCCCACTAAGCTTGCGCAACGGCTTCAACGCCCTCCTCAGAGAGCTGGGCGTGACGTTCAGGAGAGATCCAGACACTCTACGCCCCAGGGTCAATAAAGAGGACTCGAGGCTGGACAGGTACTTGAAAAGTCTCGGCGAGTACTATTATACGGCCATTCTCGCCGAGGAAAGCGAGTAG
- a CDS encoding ABC transporter ATP-binding protein produces the protein MAEKPEHVVVTEDLHKYYMLRGEVVRALRGVNLKIRYGEYVSILGPSGSGKTTLFNMIGGLDKPTKGRVLLDGRDLASLTPKQLAWVRCHRVGYIFQTFNLIPVLTALDNVMVPMIFAGVPRKEREEKAKKLLERVGLGDRLYHRPTELSGGQQQRVAIARALANDPAIILADEPTGNLDLQTGLRIVQLLKELNVERGVTVITATHDLKMIDVSDRIVWIRDGVVERVEERAAIELGAEELEL, from the coding sequence ATGGCTGAGAAACCTGAGCACGTAGTTGTGACCGAGGATCTACACAAGTACTACATGCTGCGGGGAGAGGTTGTAAGAGCGTTACGCGGCGTAAACCTGAAAATAAGGTATGGCGAGTACGTGTCAATCCTGGGGCCCTCCGGCTCCGGGAAGACGACCTTATTCAACATGATCGGAGGCCTTGATAAACCCACAAAGGGTAGAGTGCTCCTGGACGGTCGAGACTTAGCTTCACTAACTCCAAAGCAATTAGCCTGGGTTAGATGCCACCGTGTTGGTTACATCTTCCAGACTTTCAACCTAATCCCCGTACTAACTGCGCTAGATAATGTGATGGTACCAATGATCTTCGCCGGCGTTCCTAGGAAGGAGAGGGAAGAGAAGGCGAAAAAACTGCTTGAGCGCGTTGGGCTTGGGGATCGGCTTTACCACCGGCCGACGGAGTTGAGTGGTGGTCAGCAGCAGAGGGTTGCAATCGCTAGAGCCCTCGCCAACGACCCCGCAATCATACTCGCCGACGAGCCCACCGGCAACCTCGACCTGCAGACCGGCCTGAGGATCGTGCAGCTACTCAAGGAGCTGAACGTGGAACGGGGGGTAACGGTCATCACTGCGACACACGACCTGAAGATGATCGACGTTAGCGACAGGATCGTGTGGATTCGAGACGGAGTGGTTGAAAGAGTTGAAGAGAGAGCTGCTATCGAGCTTGGAGCTGAAGAGCTAGAACTCTAA
- a CDS encoding THUMP domain-containing protein: MLKKFNLLASTYRRRENDLLSELWYFLRDLGDIEVKASPTGLPGLVVLYTKLDPFKVVEEVASRINSEPWYFRFLLKIEPIEVCTQVDLEEIKREALNLAAKKLNLNDRYRIEARIRLSALTRDEVISAIAPNIPNKVDLEHPDKIVLVEVIRDVAGIAIVEPKHIVSVQRLRRAARAETEGEG; encoded by the coding sequence ATGTTAAAAAAGTTTAACCTTTTAGCTTCAACTTACCGTAGAAGAGAGAACGATTTATTAAGCGAGCTCTGGTACTTTCTCAGGGATCTAGGAGATATTGAAGTTAAGGCAAGCCCCACAGGCCTTCCCGGGCTAGTTGTTCTGTACACGAAACTGGATCCATTCAAAGTGGTTGAGGAAGTTGCTAGTAGAATCAATAGTGAGCCGTGGTACTTCCGTTTTCTGCTGAAGATCGAGCCGATAGAGGTTTGCACACAGGTGGATCTGGAGGAGATTAAGCGGGAAGCTCTTAACTTAGCTGCTAAAAAGCTCAACCTTAACGACAGGTACCGTATCGAAGCACGCATCAGGCTATCCGCGTTAACCCGAGACGAGGTGATATCGGCGATCGCACCTAACATTCCGAATAAAGTGGATCTCGAGCACCCCGACAAGATCGTTCTCGTGGAGGTAATAAGGGATGTAGCAGGTATCGCCATCGTCGAGCCCAAGCATATAGTCTCCGTCCAGCGTCTTAGAAGGGCTGCCCGCGCGGAGACTGAAGGGGAGGGTTAG
- the cgi121 gene encoding KEOPS complex subunit Cgi121 yields MCRISTVAPRDLVPHPIDGGRAYALAFEVYCEEGIAKLLSMSEATPGLRIILFNPDAVVGPVHVITAVDYAVTSFRLGLNTARSLHIEAFLYAAATREISKALELFQPDANEKRAVAVLVADSAEACIKGVVALCERVKASVSPIGYSEKAARLLAQKLRIEEKEIRATYSTDFASAVEKCLLSRMALEFLSR; encoded by the coding sequence ATGTGCCGGATAAGTACCGTCGCACCGCGGGATCTGGTGCCGCACCCGATAGATGGTGGTAGGGCTTACGCTCTTGCTTTCGAAGTGTATTGCGAAGAAGGTATCGCTAAGCTGCTCAGCATGAGTGAAGCGACGCCTGGTTTACGCATCATCCTCTTCAATCCGGATGCTGTAGTTGGCCCCGTTCACGTGATTACCGCTGTCGATTACGCTGTAACGAGTTTTCGCTTAGGTCTCAACACCGCTAGGAGCTTGCATATCGAAGCGTTCCTCTACGCAGCAGCTACGAGGGAAATCTCGAAGGCTCTAGAGCTCTTTCAACCGGACGCGAACGAAAAGCGGGCGGTAGCGGTTCTTGTAGCGGATAGCGCGGAGGCCTGCATCAAGGGTGTTGTAGCTCTGTGTGAGCGCGTTAAAGCGAGCGTAAGCCCCATTGGTTACAGCGAAAAGGCTGCACGGTTGCTCGCGCAGAAGCTGAGGATCGAAGAGAAGGAGATCCGGGCTACGTACTCGACCGACTTTGCGAGCGCGGTTGAAAAATGCCTATTATCAAGGATGGCACTCGAGTTTCTATCCCGCTAA
- a CDS encoding alanine--glyoxylate aminotransferase family protein — MKRQDRLLFIPGPVMVEEDVLLESAKPVVNHRGERFHEIFEEVVERLRKVLRTENEVVIFTASGSGAVEALASNFGPRRKAVVINAGEFGARFSEALKTYGANVVEVTAQLGDAPSLEQVAERIQIEKPDIVAFVYNDTSPGIRLSYIRELCKVAKEHGALTLVDAVSAAGGDELDIDSWGIDGLAAASQKCLAAPPGLSFVVLSEEAKEKIVRPPVTVYFDLRRYIEFNRRSETPFTPAVTLFTALSKALERILRFGVDEWVKMHVERSVVLYNAIQKLGLRPFVREIYRSRTVLSFATPDGVSASELRRRLAEAYGIEVASGMGALKDRIIRLGVMGPIKHADILALVTALGLELERLGVQGDLDGALREVARLKVYS; from the coding sequence GTGAAACGCCAGGACCGGCTGCTCTTCATACCTGGACCCGTGATGGTGGAGGAAGACGTCCTTTTGGAGTCCGCGAAACCTGTCGTAAACCACCGGGGAGAACGCTTCCACGAGATCTTTGAAGAGGTTGTCGAACGCTTAAGGAAGGTTTTGCGCACCGAGAACGAGGTAGTGATCTTTACGGCTTCAGGTTCGGGAGCGGTCGAAGCGTTAGCTTCGAATTTCGGCCCCCGTCGAAAAGCCGTCGTGATTAACGCGGGGGAGTTCGGCGCAAGATTCTCGGAGGCTTTAAAGACGTATGGCGCAAACGTTGTTGAGGTTACAGCCCAACTGGGTGATGCCCCCAGCCTCGAGCAAGTTGCTGAGAGGATCCAGATTGAGAAGCCCGACATCGTGGCGTTCGTCTACAACGATACCTCTCCCGGCATCAGGTTGAGCTATATCCGTGAGCTGTGCAAGGTGGCAAAGGAGCACGGCGCGCTAACCTTAGTTGACGCCGTTTCGGCTGCGGGCGGTGACGAGCTCGACATCGATTCGTGGGGGATCGATGGTTTGGCAGCTGCTTCGCAAAAGTGTCTCGCAGCCCCTCCCGGGCTTTCCTTTGTAGTTTTGAGCGAAGAGGCGAAGGAGAAGATCGTAAGGCCGCCGGTGACCGTCTACTTCGACCTGCGGAGGTACATCGAGTTTAACCGTAGATCCGAGACACCATTTACGCCCGCGGTGACGCTCTTCACCGCTCTGAGTAAGGCGTTGGAAAGGATACTCAGGTTCGGGGTCGATGAATGGGTGAAAATGCACGTTGAGAGATCCGTCGTGCTTTACAACGCTATTCAGAAGCTTGGCCTCAGGCCTTTCGTGAGGGAAATTTACAGGTCTCGTACCGTGCTCTCTTTCGCAACGCCGGATGGCGTGAGCGCGAGTGAGCTTCGAAGACGGCTTGCAGAGGCTTACGGCATCGAGGTTGCGAGCGGCATGGGTGCACTGAAGGATCGCATAATAAGGCTCGGCGTCATGGGCCCGATTAAGCACGCCGATATCCTCGCCTTAGTTACGGCTCTAGGCCTCGAGCTGGAGCGCTTGGGCGTACAAGGTGACTTGGACGGAGCCTTAAGGGAGGTAGCTAGGCTGAAAGTTTACAGCTAG
- a CDS encoding S-adenosyl-l-methionine hydroxide adenosyltransferase family protein: MLKNPVITLLTDFGARDHYVGSMKGVILSIAPHAVIIDITHCVPKFDVRAGAFLLKAAYKYFPPGTIHVAVVDPGVGTQRRSIAIKTNSYIFIGPDNGLLAPAALEDGVQEVRLIENPRLTRDKVSRTFHGRDIFAPVAAYLACGLPFEEVGPLIEDGLNVPSFAHPEVRAGYLACEVMYIDDFGNVVLNATANDVERAGLTYGTMCRIELKGSLEIVAPFLPTYGYVAEGETLLLINSEDHLELAVNKGNAATRYGLATGDRVAVKALP; this comes from the coding sequence ATGCTTAAAAATCCTGTAATTACTCTGCTTACAGATTTCGGGGCTCGTGATCACTATGTTGGGTCAATGAAGGGTGTAATCCTGTCAATAGCCCCACATGCGGTGATCATCGACATAACGCACTGCGTACCTAAGTTTGATGTGAGAGCTGGTGCTTTCCTCCTAAAAGCCGCGTACAAGTACTTCCCCCCGGGCACGATCCACGTAGCAGTCGTGGATCCAGGTGTGGGGACGCAGAGGCGCAGCATCGCAATTAAGACAAACAGCTACATCTTCATCGGGCCTGACAACGGCCTACTAGCTCCAGCAGCCCTCGAAGACGGCGTGCAGGAGGTTAGGCTCATCGAGAACCCCCGATTGACGAGGGATAAGGTCTCCCGTACGTTCCACGGCCGCGACATCTTCGCACCAGTGGCCGCTTACCTAGCCTGCGGGCTCCCCTTCGAAGAGGTAGGCCCTCTGATCGAGGACGGGTTGAATGTACCATCGTTTGCCCACCCTGAGGTTAGAGCAGGGTACTTAGCGTGCGAAGTGATGTACATTGACGATTTCGGCAACGTTGTTCTTAACGCCACTGCAAACGACGTCGAAAGAGCCGGTCTCACTTACGGAACCATGTGCAGGATAGAGCTGAAGGGATCGTTGGAAATCGTGGCTCCCTTCCTACCCACTTACGGTTACGTGGCAGAGGGCGAGACTCTGCTGCTGATCAATAGCGAAGATCACCTAGAACTGGCGGTCAACAAGGGTAACGCTGCAACCCGTTACGGACTGGCCACCGGGGATCGAGTCGCGGTTAAGGCTCTCCCCTAG
- the albA gene encoding DNA-binding protein Alba, translating into MATAEGTILIGQKAVANYVLAAVTQFTLGSKRVILKARGRAISKAVDAAEVIKRFMGDRVTIANVKISSEKVGEPGKERLVSAIEIVLERKE; encoded by the coding sequence ATGGCAACGGCCGAGGGAACGATACTCATCGGTCAGAAAGCTGTCGCCAACTACGTACTAGCTGCAGTGACGCAGTTTACGCTGGGCAGCAAGAGGGTCATACTGAAGGCCAGAGGACGAGCCATTTCGAAGGCTGTTGACGCAGCTGAAGTGATAAAAAGGTTTATGGGCGATCGAGTGACTATCGCTAACGTAAAGATTTCCAGCGAGAAGGTAGGTGAACCAGGCAAGGAGCGCCTCGTCTCAGCGATCGAAATAGTACTTGAAAGGAAGGAGTAA
- a CDS encoding glycoside hydrolase family 172 protein, giving the protein MTEEERKFLLPRIPLDWLDHWKRKGVLKSVESESRLDYYSIEPGQKLTMFTSDEPGIIASIWITVSASDRRFLRHTILRAYWDGEPVPSVEAPIGDFFLQGHRAFSPKPSLASSAYSALVGLSSGGLFCFFPMPFSRARVEVENLGNEEIQSFYFIIGYYVGVDTSNRPRFHALWRREKEVKAGEPYCVLKGRGRGHYVGTYLYMRSLSLKPPIIGGLGYLEGNIAIIADGEPSYVSTGTEDYFLSGWYFSGGPFTAPFHGLIHKDEEKGEIAAYRFHVLDPIPFRESIEVYAPHGEFNEVEADYSSVAYWYQLEPHDGSLYGIRREDLS; this is encoded by the coding sequence TTGACTGAGGAGGAAAGGAAGTTCTTGCTCCCGAGAATCCCACTAGATTGGTTAGACCATTGGAAAAGGAAGGGGGTGCTGAAGAGTGTCGAATCTGAGTCCCGCTTGGATTATTACAGTATCGAGCCTGGCCAGAAGTTGACGATGTTCACCAGCGATGAACCGGGGATCATAGCTAGCATTTGGATAACAGTGAGCGCATCCGATCGGAGGTTTCTCAGACACACGATTCTGAGGGCGTACTGGGACGGCGAGCCTGTACCGAGCGTTGAGGCGCCCATTGGAGACTTCTTCCTTCAGGGCCACCGGGCGTTTAGCCCCAAGCCCAGTCTAGCCTCGAGCGCCTACTCCGCGCTAGTCGGCCTCAGTAGCGGCGGCCTATTCTGCTTCTTTCCGATGCCTTTCAGCAGGGCCCGTGTAGAGGTTGAAAACCTAGGCAACGAAGAGATCCAATCCTTCTATTTCATCATCGGTTACTACGTTGGAGTAGATACGAGCAATCGACCGCGCTTCCACGCGCTTTGGAGAAGGGAAAAGGAGGTTAAGGCTGGCGAACCATACTGCGTGTTAAAGGGTAGAGGGAGGGGGCACTACGTTGGAACGTACCTTTACATGAGGAGCTTGAGCTTGAAACCCCCGATAATCGGTGGTCTAGGCTACCTCGAGGGAAATATTGCGATAATCGCTGATGGGGAACCCAGCTACGTTTCAACGGGTACTGAGGACTACTTCCTTTCAGGCTGGTACTTTTCCGGTGGGCCTTTTACAGCCCCCTTCCACGGGCTGATCCACAAGGACGAGGAGAAGGGCGAAATAGCAGCCTACAGGTTTCACGTGCTGGACCCCATTCCATTCAGGGAAAGCATAGAGGTTTACGCGCCCCACGGTGAGTTCAACGAGGTTGAAGCTGACTACAGCAGCGTTGCGTACTGGTACCAGCTGGAACCTCACGATGGCAGCCTTTACGGGATCAGGAGGGAGGACCTCTCCTAA
- a CDS encoding acyl-CoA carboxylase subunit beta has translation MPADRFEELQRLRELAKLGGGAERIAAQHKAGKLTAWERIELLLDKGSFVELGRFVKHRATEFGMSERVAYGDGVVTGIGEVEGRKVAVYAQDFTFMGGSVGEMHALKIAALIEMAMKLGVPIVGLNDSGGARIQEGVDSLKGYGEIFYRNVLASGVVPQIVAIMGPCAGGAVYSPALADFIVMVRKTSYMFITGPKVVKAATGEDVTFEELGGPDVHATKSGVAHFVVDSDEEAIRLIKRLLSYLPSNNVEDPPFVDTSDDPYREDETLNSIVPDDPEEPYDVKEIISTVFDRGTFLEVHEHFAPNAVVGFARLAGHVVGVVANQPAFMAGALDINSSDKIARFVMFCDAFNIPIITLMDVPGFLPGTVQEHGGVIRHGAKIIYAYASSTVPKITVIMRKAYGGAYIALGSKHLGADVVYAWPTAEIAVMGPEGAVEIIYRDAIAAAKPEERDELVRNFVREYRRKVTTPYFAAGRGYVDDVIMPSETRRVLAQTLNYLLSKRERKPSPPKKHGIPPV, from the coding sequence ATGCCCGCTGACAGATTTGAGGAGTTGCAGCGTCTAAGGGAGCTCGCCAAGCTTGGTGGCGGCGCTGAGAGGATCGCTGCCCAGCATAAAGCGGGCAAGCTTACTGCCTGGGAGAGGATAGAACTGTTGCTGGATAAGGGGAGCTTCGTAGAGCTGGGGCGCTTCGTCAAGCATAGGGCGACAGAGTTTGGGATGTCCGAGAGGGTAGCTTACGGGGACGGGGTTGTAACTGGGATAGGCGAGGTCGAGGGGCGCAAAGTGGCAGTGTACGCGCAGGATTTCACTTTCATGGGTGGTAGCGTAGGTGAGATGCACGCTCTGAAGATAGCCGCCTTAATCGAGATGGCGATGAAGCTGGGTGTACCGATAGTAGGCCTCAACGACTCAGGGGGCGCGCGGATCCAGGAGGGCGTTGATTCGCTGAAGGGTTACGGCGAGATATTCTACAGGAACGTGCTGGCTAGCGGAGTGGTACCGCAGATCGTGGCCATCATGGGTCCCTGCGCTGGCGGTGCAGTATACTCGCCCGCTCTCGCCGATTTCATAGTGATGGTGAGGAAGACCAGCTATATGTTCATCACCGGGCCTAAAGTCGTTAAAGCCGCAACCGGGGAGGACGTCACGTTCGAGGAGCTGGGGGGACCCGACGTTCACGCGACGAAGAGTGGCGTAGCCCACTTCGTTGTGGATAGCGACGAGGAGGCGATAAGGCTGATAAAAAGGCTCCTGAGTTACCTACCCTCGAACAACGTTGAGGACCCGCCGTTTGTCGATACGAGCGATGACCCATACCGGGAGGACGAGACGTTGAACAGCATTGTCCCCGATGATCCGGAGGAACCGTACGACGTGAAGGAGATAATCTCAACGGTCTTCGACCGGGGGACATTCCTCGAGGTGCACGAACACTTTGCGCCAAACGCTGTTGTCGGTTTCGCGCGGCTCGCCGGCCACGTTGTTGGAGTTGTGGCCAATCAGCCAGCCTTCATGGCCGGAGCTTTGGACATCAACAGTTCCGATAAGATCGCTCGCTTCGTAATGTTCTGCGACGCGTTCAACATCCCAATCATAACGCTGATGGACGTTCCAGGCTTCCTACCGGGAACCGTGCAGGAGCATGGAGGGGTCATCCGCCACGGTGCGAAGATAATATACGCTTACGCCAGCTCCACTGTTCCGAAGATCACCGTAATCATGAGGAAGGCGTACGGGGGCGCCTACATCGCGCTTGGCAGTAAGCATTTGGGAGCGGACGTCGTTTACGCCTGGCCAACAGCGGAGATCGCGGTTATGGGGCCAGAGGGCGCAGTAGAGATCATCTACAGGGACGCAATCGCGGCAGCAAAACCCGAGGAACGGGATGAGTTAGTGAGGAACTTCGTTAGAGAGTACAGGAGGAAGGTCACCACGCCCTACTTTGCGGCGGGCAGGGGTTATGTTGACGACGTCATCATGCCCAGCGAAACGAGAAGGGTGCTAGCTCAAACGCTTAATTACCTCTTGTCCAAGCGGGAGAGGAAGCCCAGTCCGCCCAAGAAGCACGGGATACCACCGGTGTAA
- a CDS encoding biotin/lipoyl-containing protein yields the protein MRRKFRVVLDGELYEVEVELAEPGDIEALLQAFQTGVVKRVTTEIPAAKMVEGGVPAPITGRVVEVRVKPGDEVKQGTLIAVMEAMKTRVEVRAGRSGIVKDVLVKEGATVKQGEPLVVIL from the coding sequence ATGAGAAGGAAGTTTAGAGTGGTTTTAGACGGGGAGCTCTACGAGGTTGAAGTAGAGCTCGCCGAACCGGGTGATATTGAGGCTCTGCTCCAGGCTTTCCAGACTGGCGTTGTAAAGCGCGTTACTACGGAGATCCCCGCGGCAAAGATGGTCGAGGGGGGAGTACCCGCGCCAATAACGGGGCGTGTGGTCGAGGTTAGAGTGAAGCCTGGTGATGAGGTTAAACAGGGGACCCTAATAGCTGTGATGGAAGCGATGAAGACCAGAGTGGAGGTTAGAGCCGGCAGGAGCGGCATCGTTAAGGACGTGCTAGTCAAGGAGGGAGCGACCGTTAAACAGGGTGAGCCGCTTGTCGTAATCTTATAG
- a CDS encoding elongation factor 1-beta, which produces MARVVAVVRVLPADAEAPPEQIVELVRSRLPQDTYEVLRSRTEPIAFGITAIYLWIAMPENLEGGTYDLESRLSNMPEISQFDVITVSRLLE; this is translated from the coding sequence ATGGCCCGCGTAGTGGCTGTTGTGAGGGTTCTACCGGCAGACGCTGAAGCACCTCCAGAGCAAATCGTAGAGCTCGTCAGGAGTCGCCTCCCCCAGGACACGTACGAGGTCCTTAGGAGTAGGACTGAGCCCATAGCTTTCGGCATCACCGCGATATACCTGTGGATCGCCATGCCTGAGAATCTTGAGGGGGGCACGTACGATCTGGAGAGCAGGCTGTCCAACATGCCAGAGATCAGCCAGTTCGACGTGATTACCGTCTCCAGGCTTCTCGAATAA
- a CDS encoding zinc finger domain-containing protein — protein sequence MSELRLPVCSSCRRPIAPYSRGVRFRCPNCGEVDIWRCEKCRKLVIQYVCPKCGFVGP from the coding sequence ATGAGCGAGTTGAGGTTACCTGTATGTTCGTCGTGCAGGAGACCAATAGCGCCGTACAGCCGAGGTGTCAGGTTTCGCTGCCCTAACTGCGGGGAAGTCGATATCTGGCGCTGCGAGAAGTGCAGGAAGCTCGTAATACAATACGTGTGCCCTAAGTGCGGCTTCGTCGGCCCTTAG
- a CDS encoding PUA domain-containing protein → MLETLAASYGFSPAAVKRLAELYSDRVESILASLRTPARRYFLRVNTLKATPAEVVEELRRQGFEAHVFEALSDAIFLPVKGPFYVRRLEKTVVAKKEAAESVYQGAHLYAPGVLSAKGVKEGERVNVVSPRGDLVAEGVAEMDGEEMVARKQGLAVRVEVSVFKVPSIRELDVYRRGLVYDQSLPAIVAGHVLDPKPDWLVVDMCASPGGKATHAAQLMGGSGRVVAVDRSRSKVAKIEENARRLGLGNIEVRVADSRYLDVDAEDLVGSDAVILDPPCSALGVRPTLYYERGEREFQTLSEYQRQFLRVAARLLRKGGLLLYSTCTLTLEENELNVLWAVKELGFKLRSQPVFLGSSGFAGLGSLVQRFEPDIHDSPGFFIALLEKV, encoded by the coding sequence ATGCTAGAGACCCTAGCTGCCAGTTACGGTTTCTCTCCTGCGGCTGTTAAAAGACTGGCTGAGCTGTACTCAGATAGGGTAGAGAGTATACTAGCGTCGCTTAGAACACCTGCTAGGCGCTACTTTCTTAGGGTCAACACTCTGAAGGCCACCCCAGCGGAAGTCGTCGAGGAGTTGAGACGTCAAGGGTTTGAGGCGCATGTTTTTGAGGCTTTAAGCGACGCGATCTTTCTACCCGTAAAGGGACCTTTCTACGTTAGGCGGCTTGAGAAAACCGTTGTGGCTAAGAAGGAGGCCGCGGAGTCCGTCTACCAGGGGGCGCACCTCTATGCTCCGGGAGTTCTAAGTGCAAAAGGCGTGAAGGAGGGGGAGCGGGTCAACGTTGTCAGCCCTCGCGGGGACCTCGTAGCGGAGGGCGTAGCGGAGATGGATGGCGAGGAAATGGTGGCCCGCAAGCAAGGCCTAGCGGTTCGGGTAGAAGTCTCGGTATTCAAAGTACCGTCGATAAGGGAGTTGGACGTCTACAGGCGAGGCCTCGTTTACGATCAGAGCCTCCCGGCCATCGTCGCCGGGCACGTCTTAGACCCGAAGCCAGACTGGCTCGTTGTCGACATGTGCGCTTCACCGGGCGGTAAAGCTACGCACGCTGCGCAACTGATGGGGGGTAGTGGCCGCGTCGTTGCCGTCGATAGGTCGAGGAGTAAGGTCGCGAAGATCGAGGAGAACGCTAGGAGGTTGGGTCTAGGTAACATCGAGGTTAGAGTTGCGGATTCCAGGTACTTGGACGTTGACGCGGAGGATCTTGTAGGCTCAGATGCCGTGATACTGGACCCTCCCTGCAGCGCTCTTGGCGTTAGGCCGACCCTCTACTACGAGAGAGGTGAGAGGGAGTTTCAAACGCTCAGCGAGTACCAGCGCCAATTCCTCAGGGTAGCTGCAAGGCTGCTGAGAAAGGGTGGCCTTCTGCTGTACTCCACTTGCACTTTAACGCTGGAGGAGAACGAGTTGAACGTGCTTTGGGCTGTGAAGGAGCTGGGGTTCAAGCTGCGGAGCCAACCTGTGTTCCTGGGCTCGTCCGGCTTTGCCGGGCTCGGATCTCTAGTGCAGCGGTTTGAGCCCGACATTCACGATTCGCCCGGTTTCTTCATAGCGCTCCTGGAAAAAGTATGA